A section of the Leishmania panamensis strain MHOM/PA/94/PSC-1 chromosome 3 sequence genome encodes:
- a CDS encoding hypothetical protein (TriTrypDB/GeneDB-style sysID: LpmP.03.0010) has translation MTAPFSSLSAVTCSDVILDDRYICNMCTKPMIPAVRNRHCNHCICFRCSFLCEPRCPLCRTDAQWVTDSNFSCTIRNEIRDALIAESLNRLCALRGGTSDSAVCDAIVSHLDGTRLTVDLKNVVEDLQFIQRYEAAMCSTNDRKDADANFVFFCHSQLQLNTLESRKHTRIFFCSVPSLTDASKIGALRELCVIHLQGCSQLRSLPPLSDIRELRALAVYRCGIRGIPSLGDCPLLETVVFCECDELVDVAGLAYLGIATSLSLANCRKVVDISPLSSATQLQNVSLNGTGIISVAALRGCADTLHIVNAQGCTQLASIEPLSAMTKLREVRLGATSVVDLAPLRTSIATITVLDVEGCTQLQSISCLSTAVSLRELYCGGTKVEDITPLMLIASTIKVVHLERCFSVDSILALSRASGLREIDLRHTKVQSIDALRNCTTSLEVVFLGQCRALIDLSPIAAASRLRCVDVQSTGVQSLECLQASASTLEAVCADNCPISDITAFRAALNLREVRLASTTVNSIEDLRASASSLQCLFLGGCSRISDISLLMHATQLREIYLTNTDISSIEALQASAATLEVVALGGCGRISDIAPLRMATTLRLVYLWGTNIDSIDPLRFSVSTLEVLDIGGCGRVSEISALLNATKLREVRFHNTTIQSIEALRTSAGCIQSVGLAGCTRISDISPLSTATKLREVYLTNTAVDNVAPLRCSAASLEAIALGNCAEVSDLSPLAAATKLREVYLWGTKINGIEALQSSMASLVIFEVTRCAEISGISLLSGAMRLRRIDLANTTISSIDALMPIAPFLEFINISCCTMIKNLAPLGAATSVKTIWLRSLPLDSLDVLRPATGSLEEVDLSGCLNLRDISALQSATKLREVSLQNTCVDSLDALRCSASALTVVNANGCINLTSIAALTSATRLKEVRLRNTRISSTEPLRASAACIEVVDVSGCVNLENSTALISKSRHVEVHS, from the coding sequence ATGACGGCACCTTTCTCATCTTTGAGTGCTGTCACGTGCAGCGACGTCATCCTTGATGACCGATACATATGTAATATGTGCACTAAGCCAATGATTCCTGCGGTGCGGAACAGACACTGCAACCACTGCATCTGCTTCCGTTGCTCATTTTTGTGCGAGCCCAGGTGCCCGTTATGTCGCACCGATGCTCAGTGGGTCACAGATAGCAACTTCAGCTGCACAATCCGAAACGAAATACGCGACGCTCTCATCGCTGAATCGCTCAATCGCTTGTGTGCTCTTCGAGGTGGCACAAGCGACTCGGCAGTTTGTGATGCCATTGTGAGTCATCTCGATGGAACACGCTTAACAGTTGATTTAAAGAACGTCGTTGAGGACCTACAGTTCATTCAGCGCTATGAAGCCGCCATGTGTTCCACCAACGACAGGAAAGATGCCGATGCAAATTTTGTCTTCTTCTGTCATTCGCAACTTCAGCTGAATACACTGGAGAGTAGAAAGCATACacgcatttttttttgttctgtACCCTCTTTGACGGACGCGTCAAAGATCGGTGCTCTTCGCGAACTATGCGTGATACACCTGCAGGGCTGTTCTCAGCTCAGATCCCTCCCACCACTCAGCGATATTCGCGAGCTGCGCGCTTTGGCGGTGTACCGCTGCGGAATTCGAGGCATCCCTAGCTTGGGCGACTGTCCTCTGCTCGAAACTGTGGTGTTTTGTGAGTGCGACGAGCTCGTTGATGTGGCTGGTTTGGCGTATCTGGGAATTgccacttctctttctttggcCAATTGCCGTAAAGTGGTGGATATATCGCCACTCTCTTCGGCCACTCAGTTGCAGAACGTGTCCTTGAACGGCACAGGTATCATCAGTGTTGCTGCATTAAGAGGCTGCGCAGACACCTTACATATTGTCAACGCCCAGGGGTGCACGCAGCTTGCCAGCATCGAGCCGCTTTCAGCAATGACGAAACTGAGGGAGGTCCGTTTAGGCGCAACTAGTGTCGTCGACCTCGCGCCTCTCCGCACCAGCATCGCCACAATAACTGTCCTTGATGTGGAGGGATGCACACAGTTACAGAGTATCTCTTGTCTTTCTACGGCAGTATCATTACGTGAGCTGTACTGCGGAGGCACGAAGGTGGAGGACATCACTCCCCTGATGCTCATTGCCTCAACCATCAAGGTGGTACATTTGGAAAGGTGCTTTAGCGTTGACAGCATCTTGGCGCTTTCTCGCGCTAGTGGTCTAAGGGAAATCGACTTACGTCACACAAAAGTGCAGAGTATTGATGCGCTGCGAAACTGCACTACCTCTCTTGAGGTCGTTTTCTTAGGTCAGTGCAGGGCACTCATTGACTTGTCGCCCATTGCGGCCGCATCACGCTTGCGCTGCGTTGATGTACAGTCCACTGGCGTGCAGAGTCTTGAATGCTTGCAGGCGAGCGCATCTACTCTAGAAGCGGTGTGTGCAGACAACTGCCCGATCTCCGATATTACCGCTTTTCGTGCAGCTTTGAATCTCCGGGAGGTACGACTGGCCAGTACCACTGTCAACTCCATTGAAGACCTTCGTGCGAGTGCGTCATCCTTGCagtgcctcttcctcgggGGCTGTTCGCGCATTAGCGACATCTCACTGCTCATGCATGCTACACAGCTTCGGGAGATTTACCTAACAAATACTGACATCAGTAGTATTGAGGCTCTGCAAGCTTCGGCTGCGACTCTCGAGGTTGTTGCCCTCGGCGGCTGTGGTCGCATCTCCGACATTGCGCCACTGCGCATGGCCACAACACTGAGACTGGTGTACCTATGGGGTACCAATATTGATAGCATTGATCCGCTTCGTTTCAGCGTATCAACtctggaggtgctggacaTTGGAGGGTGCGGGCGGGTATCGGAGATTTCTGCTTTGCTGAACGCCACGAAGCTGCGGGAGGTGCGTTTCCACAACACGACAATTCAGAGTATTGAGGCTCTGCGGACAAGCGCCGGTTGCATCCAGTCGGTCGGGCTGGCCGGCTGTACTCGCATCTCTGAtatctcccctctctctactgCCACAAAGTTGAGGGAGGTGTATCTCACGAACACAGCTGTCGACAATGTTGCTCCACTACGATGCAGTGCCGCATCCCTCGAGGCGATTGCGCTGGGTAACTGTGCGGAAGTGTCGGATCTATCACCGCTTGCCGCCGCAACCAAGTTGAGAGAGGTGTACCTATGGGGTACAAAGATAAACGGCATTGAGGCTCTTCAATCTAGCATGGCATCGCTGGTTATATTCGAAGTGACGCGGTGCGCAGAAATCTCGGGCATCTCCCTCTTATCCGGCGCCATGAGGCTTCGCCGCATCGACCTGGCCAACACGACAATTAGCTCCATTGATGCTCTAATGCCCATCGCACCCTTTCTTGAATTTATCAATATTAGCTGTTGTACGATGATAAAAAATCTTGCGCCGCTTGGTGCTGCCACAAGTGTCAAGACTATATGGTTGCGTAGTCTTCCTCTTGACTCCCTAGACGTCCTTCGCCCTGCCACAGGATCCCTGGAAGAGGTGGACCTGAGCGGCTGCTTGAACCTCCGTGACATCTCGGCTCTTCAGTCAGCCACGAAGCTAAGAGAAGTGTCTCTCCAGAACACCTGTGTTGACAGCTTGGATGCTCTAAGATGTAGTGCGTCGGCGTTGACAGTTGTGAACGCCAATGGCTGCATTAATCTGACCAGTATCGCGGCTCTCACATCGGCGACACGCCTTAAGGAGGTGAGACTGAGAAACACACGTATTAGCAGCACTGAGCCGCTGCGGGCGAGTGCGGCATGCATAGAGGTGGTTGATGTCAGCGGATGTGTGAACCTTGAAAACAGTACTGCTCTCATAAGCAAAAGCAGACATGTGGAAGTGCACTCATGA
- a CDS encoding hypothetical protein (TriTrypDB/GeneDB-style sysID: LpmP.03.0020), which yields MTNGAAEKKHLVPLLEFLRFASEQSRSEPARFPKRINGVSQAISESSDSGVDPDSLSLPREFHGEVAYSSSNDRSSSASRDNAVFMSSTQERRKRSRSVDEISESIMGSTVPMDCELDVMTAGKGCVTSKYFDFSLLDLGVQPIIASAVSVLTKDVAKQVQGMRCCYVLPGTSMVVTGDIVDVSVASETVLVSPDRGLRVGLEWISIRRVFQVPKNILAVRGEAALRIQSIIDAERRGEKTPRFSPVQLAESAEDASSSESSISHEEL from the coding sequence ATGACCAACGGTgccgcagagaagaagcaccTAGTGCCACTTCTTGAGTTCTTGCGATTTGCATCTGAACAGAGCAGGAGTGAACCAGCCAGATTTCCAAAGCGGATCAATGGTGTTAGTCAGGCGATATCTGAGTCGTCTGATTCCGGTGTAGATCCAGAttcgctctcgctgccgcgTGAATTTCATGGCGAGGTTgcctacagcagcagcaatgacAGGTCTTCATCCGCATCGCGCGACAACGCTGTTTTTATGTCATCAACTCAAGAACGACGAAAGCGGAGCCGTTCTGTTGATGAGATCTCGGAGTCGATAATGGGCTCAACTGTGCCTATGGACTGTGAGCTTGACGTCATGACTGCCGGGAAGGGCTGTGTCACATCGAAATACTTTGACTTCTCACTGCTGGATCTTGGTGTACAGCCGATAATCGCATCAGCTGTGAGTGTGCTTACCAAAGACGTCGCAAAGCAAGTACAAGGTATGAGGTGCTGCTACGTGCTTCCTGGTACTTCTATGGTTGTGACAGGTGATATTGTTGATGTCAGTGTGGCCTCAGAAACAGTTCTTGTTTCTCCTGACCGCGGATTACGAGTCGGTCTGGAATGGATCTCTATTCGGCGAGTTTTCCAGGTGCCAAAGAACATATTGGCCGTGCGGGGAGAAGCGGCGTTACGAATTCAGAGCATCATCGATGCAGAGCGGCGAGGGGAGAAGACACCAAGGTTTTCCCCTGTTCAGCTGGCTGAAAGCGCAGAGGACGCATCATCCTCTGAGTCATCCATCAGCCATGAGGAATTGTAG
- a CDS encoding D-3-phosphoglycerate dehydrogenase-like protein (TriTrypDB/GeneDB-style sysID: LpmP.03.0030), protein MSSALIDSPYRALLLEGVDPAAKELLESKGCTVEAISSALPHDALLEKIKDVHFLGIRSKTRVTRELLDAAPQLLAIGCFCIGTNQVDLDYANKRGVVVFNSPFANTRSVAELVIGEVIALSRKITQRSEEVHQGVWRKTHLGCYEVRGKTIGIIGYGHIGSQVGVLAEALGMNVVFYDVVPTLVIGNATKVVHINDLLTFSDFVTIHVPETDITKGMIGEEQIQLMKKGSYLINASRGTVVDLEALAKALREGHLAGAAIDVYPEEPRANNELHVTPLQGIPNVILTPHVGGSTCEAQKAIGVEVGSALALFVTSGSTAGAVNFPQLVPPPVAKQNFRLTNVHVNVPGALKDINKIALDLDCNIGMQFLATSKAIGYLIMDVDKDVAAELRKRIAELKCSICTLIIR, encoded by the coding sequence ATGAGCTCGGCCCTCATAGACTCACCCTACCGCGCTCTCCTGCTGGAGGGTGTTGATCCAGCAGCaaaggagctgctggagtcGAAAGGCTGCACCGTGGAAGCTATTTCTAGCGCTCTACCACATGACGCTCTGTTGGAGAAGATTAAGGACGTGCACTTTCTTGGCATCCGCAGCAAGACACGCGTGACTCGGGAGTTGCTTGATGCGGCACCCCAGCTTCTCGCAATTGGCTGCTTCTGTATCGGAACAAATCAAGTGGACTTGGATTATGCAAACAAGCgaggtgtggtggtgttcaACTCACCGTTTGCAAACACCCGCAGTGTTGCTGAGCTTGTGATCGGTGAGGTTATCGCCTTGTCGCGAAAGATtacgcagcgcagcgaggaggtgcatcAGGGTGTGTGGCGCAAGACTCACCTGGGTTGCTACGAAGTTCGCGGTAAAACTATTGGCATTATCGGCTACGGGCATATCGGCTCGCAAGTTGGTGTACTTGCTGAGGCCCTCGGCATGAACGTAGTCTTTTACGATGTTGTTCCGACACTCGTGATTGGCAATGCCACTAAGGTCGTCCATATAAATGATTTACTCACTTTTTCCGATTTTGTGACCATTCATGTGCCGGAGACAGATATTACCAAGGGTATGATTGGGGAGGAGCAGATCCAATTGATGAAGAAGGGCTCCTACTTAATCAACGCTAGCCGCGGAACGGTTGTTGACCTTGAGGCATTAGCAAAGGCTCTTCGTGAAGGACATCTCGCCGGCGCTGCCATCGATGTGTACCCGGAGGAACCAAGGGCAAACAATGAGCTACATGTGACACCGCTGCAAGGTATTCCCAACGTTATTCTGACTCCCCATGTGGGTGGGTCGACCTGCGAGGCGCAGAAGGCCATCGGTGTGGAGGTAGGTTCGGCGCTTGCTCTGTTCGTGACTAGTGGCAGTACCGCTGGCGCCGTCAACTTCCCGCAACTTGTTCCACCGCCGGTGGCCAAGCAGAACTTTCGTCTCACCAACGTTCACGTGAACGTACCTGGTGCGCTGAAGGACATCAACAAAATTGCGCTGGATTTGGACTGCAACATTGGTATGCAGTTTCTGGCGACCAGCAAAGCGATCGGTTACCTGATCATGGATGTTGACAAAGACGTTGCTGCCGAGTTGCGGAAGCGCATTGCCGAGCTCAAGTGCAGCATTTGCACGCTGATTATTCGGTAG
- a CDS encoding 2-aminoethylphosphonate:pyruvateaminotransferas e-like protein (TriTrypDB/GeneDB-style sysID: LpmP.03.0040) — MLPPVKPILFTPGPLMTSETVKKAMLTDYASRDIRFMQAVKFIREELISISGLNPKEWTCILQQGSGSMGVEAAISTVFPPTGGKFLLINSGKYSEKQAYVVNRLKFPMVELKLGEGKELQMSALESVIRANPDVTTVGLVHHETSTGMLYPAEQIAEVVRRELPHAKIIIDGISAFGGIPCDYEKACDVLVTAPNKCLHSVPGISIILARRLLIEAANGCARGATLDLSMQLKSFDASGQFAVTPPVHVVMALQQALVEYKQDGGLAGRQKTYQAKAQLVRKAVKEMGFTLFLDERKPSCANIVVCVNMPTDPRWNFKKFYTYLNDRGLIIYPGKASYAETFRFGIVGHTLLTNCDCLMKCAKEALQSMGIDHLQAKSNM; from the coding sequence ATGCTGCCTCCTGTGAAACCGATTCTCTTCACTCCGGGTCCACTGATGACTTCGGAGACGGTGAAGAAGGCCATGCTGACTGACTATGCCAGTCGCGATATTCGCTTCATGCAAGCAGTGAAGTTTATCCGCGAGGAACTTATATCTATTTCTGGATTAAACCCTAAAGAGTGGACGTGCATTCTGCAGCAGGGTTCGGGGTCGATGGGCGTTGAGGCAGCCATCTCCACCGTTTTCCCGCCCACAGGTGGCAAGTTCTTGCTCATCAACTCTGGCAAGTACTCGGAGAAGCAGGCGTATGTGGTAAATAGGTTGAAGTTCCCAATGGTGGAGCTGAAGCTCGGTGAAGGCAAGGAGCTGCAGATGAGTGCGCTGGAATCTGTCATCCGCGCCAACCCAGACGTCACAACTGTGGGCCTCGTCCACCACGAGACTAGCACCGGTATGCTCTACCCAGCGGAGCAAATagccgaggtggtgcgccgcgAGTTGCCCCACGCCAAAATTATCATTGACGGCATCAGCGCCTTTGGCGGTATCCCGTGCGACTACGAAAAGGCGTGCGACGTGCTAGTTACTGCACCGAACAAATGTCTGCACAGCGTGCCTGGAATCTCCATCATCCTGGCCCGCCGCTTGCTCATCGAAGCTGCGAACGGGTGCGCTCGTGGTGCCACACTTGACCTTAGCATGCAGCTGAAATCGTTCGATGCGAGCGGTCAGTTTGCCGTCACGCCACCGGTCCACGTTGTGATGGCGCTGCAACAGGCACTCGTAGAGTACAAGCAGGACGGCGGCTTGGCAGGCAGGCAGAAGACGTACCAGGCGAAGGCACAGCTGGTGCGCAAAGCCGTGAAAGAGATGGGCTTCACGCTTTTCTTGGACGAACGGAAGCCGAGCTGCGCCAACATTGTGGTGTGTGTCAACATGCCAACTGATCCGCGCTGGAACTTCAAGAAGTTCTACACCTACCTCAACGATCGTGGTCTCATCATCTATCCTGGCAAGGCGTCGTATGCCGAGACGTTTCGTTTTGGCATCGTTGGACACACTTTGCTTACCAACTGTGACTGTCTCATGAAGTGCGCCAAGGAGGCTCTCCAGTCCATGGGTATTGACCACCTCCAAGCAAAGAGCAACATGTAA
- a CDS encoding hypothetical protein (TriTrypDB/GeneDB-style sysID: LpmP.03.0050): MSLAVLRLVSIASVVALVLYFVLKHLAVPQDGAKRLKRNEGPAERKLVKSGTPQKIDLFTANVCAAFPDVSVDSVRRLFPRKFEVHGHVVVIRLNDGTSVEEVRPLMRFFAQSFAPVSVDVVLLEVDGIVGELRRPSLQLLFQADTALTEYATSLRRTIHRRWSDAQKRGQPSCMTIDAMESTLKRWTASPTFTAHVENGVIYSFDVSRVMFSSGNTTERIHFGAVAASGEVVVDMFCGIGYFALPLAMHGNVAEIHALEKNPDSIDFVKLNAVLNRVGHLIHPVCGDNREVGEELVGKCDRVLMGYIPTCKSFLPRAASFLKRNEAGRNSGIVHYHFLAEKLCAAQEALRDVQDELGKEVAASVRITDLRCVKSYAPKRFHFVADLFFE, encoded by the coding sequence ATGTCTCTAGCAGTGCTTCGTTTGGTGTCCATCGCGTCCGTGGTGGCTCTTGTGTTGTACTTCGTGCTCAAGCACTTGGCCGTCCCGCAGGATGGAGCCAAGAGACTAAAGCGAAACGAAGGCCCTGCTGAGCGCAAGCTCGTCAAGAGTGGCACACCGCAGAAGATTGATCTCTTTACCGCCAACGTATGTGCAGCCTTTCCAGATGTGTCTGTTGACAGCGTCCGTCGTCTTTTTCCACGCAAATTTGAGGTGCACGGTCACGTCGTGGTGATTCGCCTGAACGATGGCACCTCGGTAGAGGAAGTCCGCCCGCTGATGCGCTTCTTTGCCCAGTCCTTCGCTCCGGTTTCAGTCGACGTGGTactgctggaggtggacgGCATCGTTggcgagctgcgccgcccatCTCTGCAGCTCCTGTTCCAGGCGGACACCGCCTTGACGGAATATGCGACGTCGCTGCGACGCACCATTCATCGCCGCTGGAGTGATGCGCAGAAGCGAGGGCAACCTTCGTGTATGACAATTGATGCCATGGAGAGCACGCTGAAGCGGTGGACAGCGTCACCGACCTTCACGGCACATGTGGAGAACGGCGTCATATACAGCTTCGACGTGTCGCGGGTGAtgttcagcagcggcaacacaaCGGAGCGAATACACTttggcgccgtcgctgcttcTGGTGAGGTGGTAGTAGACATGTTTTGCGGCATTGGCTACTTCGCTCTGCCCCTAGCGATGCATGGCAACGTGGCGGAGATTCACGCTCTTGAGAAGAACCCAGACAGTATTGACTTTGTGAAGCTGAATGCCGTGCTGAACAGGGTGGGCCACCTCATTCACCCCGTGTGCGGCGATAACCGCGAGGTGGGGGAAGAGCTGGTGGGCAAGTGCGACCGTGTGCTAATGGGTTACATCCCCACCTGCAAGTCATTTCTCCCACGCGCCGCCTCGTTCCTCAAGCGCAACGAGGCAGGGAGGAACAGTGGCATCGTGCACTACCACTTCCTCGCCGAGAAGCTCTGCGCTGCCCAGGAAGCGCTGAGGGACGTCCAGGATGAGCTCGGAAAGGAAGTCGCCGCATCCGTCCGCATTACTGACCTTCGATGTGTGAAGTCGTACGCGCCGAAGCGCTTCCACTTTGTCGCTGATCTCTTTTTCGAGTGA
- a CDS encoding hypothetical protein (TriTrypDB/GeneDB-style sysID: LpmP.03.0060): MEEQELSKIIINEAARCSQGRLDSESTAKLARFLSDAKGRNHVYQCCLDLAQDPGRRPRIMMLLVNYVQSFPPSRQCLESIKGFCKAHSSGDVSQDVLKLVDALLREAPLEGLASSIARSSRQGYASELALLADFSATAPGSGSVPISAVPYMKWMSVSVKKNEGVKCYSEVMYQRVWCPPYVDQFPLLCLESTVVRQTSIMSTFSANYKVNPNVMQATLFFMKQLCDGYVTKLHLSEPQLHFRSVTICYLPMLLEMMESDYLCVRNHVYDFIFNLGVHVQLIDPAGVYPGCTEALEQEVVWMVLTVVERQAVLKICDETTWTAAAKCLLAVVPPSYRHLVDCRVLFQVLQLPGLWELHPETFTILAQAFARSLLSNKDVDVAAADNLVVDEVAFAKLGSSAMSDILTIYRHCTTPGARKALFQLLVACAARRQGMHGARSGMRASSQLSAEARAGAFSDLMSVDFFWHTYPLLYYMSEAVQRELPRRIADGLVKSDFDGTKKSWNVVLPLVENMLGLLAEDAELEGYMQARFRAIEVLRRKDEEAFLAALQVLLDEVTETVPLLLEGHRDTNDTKVYTAAWRLAFVSLRWSSRYLPGDAHCALTDKLVRNLVFYKDGRGRIGNRARVGHMCASLLFSLNLLCRTSPQRDAVTFRTVLEVVLFDRGDTIDIRTAMALYHHLIEYLCVPTRSSFHLHTANDVSDVSTMVIRERALCISSAAVQFVGLRMLWGMYRSLEQSQAAAVCRARHVLVLLLCHQSSDRRGVEVRTWRTVLSDPYPPVALLAAEKIMHIFKAEEKPSTAAEINGDACRDVYHDAMRILEKGERKRIY, translated from the coding sequence atggaggagcaggagcttAGCAAGATCATCATCAacgaggcggcgcggtgctcgCAGGGTCGACTGGACAGCGAGTCCACCGCCAAGCTTGCGCGCTTCCTCAGTGACGCGAAGGGGCGAAATCATGTCTATCAGTGCTGTCTAGACCTCGCACAGGACCCGGGACGGCGGCCGCGCATCATGATGTTGCTAGTAAACTACGTCCAGAGCTTCCCACCATCTCGGCAATGCCTCGAGAGCATCAAAGGTTTCTGCAAGGCTCACTCATCCGGCGACGTCAGCCAAGACGTGCTGAAGCTGGTAGATGCACTGCTACGTGAAGCGCCGCTGGAGGGTCTGGCGAGCTCGATAGCGCGGTCTTCACGACAAGGCTATGCCTCGGAGTTGGCGTTGCTGGCCGACTTttctgcgacggcgccgggAAGTGGTAGCGTTCCCATCTCTGCTGTGCCTTACATGAAGTGGATGAGCGTGTCCGTAAAAAAGAATGAGGGCGTAAAGTGCTACAGCGAGGTCATGTACCAGCGCGTGTGGTGCCCCCCGTACGTGGATCAGttcccgctgctgtgcctcgAGTCTACTGTGGTACGGCAGACCAGCATAATGTCCACCTTTTCGGCAAACTACAAGGTGAACCCGAACGTGATGCAGGCTACCCTCTTCTTTATGAAGCAGCTCTGTGACGGCTACGTCACTAAGCTGCACCTCTCTGAACCACAGCTGCACTTCCGGTCCGTCACCATCTGCTACTTGCCCATGCTACTCGAGATGATGGAGAGCGACTACTTGTGCGTGCGCAACCACGTCTACGACTTCATTTTCAACCTCGGCGTACATGTGCAGCTCATCGACCCCGCAGGTGTCTACCCCGGGTGCACCGAGGCACTAGAGCAGGAGGTGGTGTGGATGGTGCTCACCGTGGTGGAGCGGCAGGCAGTGTTGAAGATCTGTGACGAGACGACATGGACGGCAGCTGCCAAGTGCCTtctggcggtggtgccgcccTCCTATCGGCACTTGGTTGATTGTCGCGTGCTCTttcaggtgctgcagctgccgggGCTGTGGGAGCTGCATCCCGAAACGTTTACCATCCTGGCACAGGCGTTCGCGCGGAGCCTCTTATCGAACAAGGACGTGGatgtggctgctgccgacaATCTCGTCGTCGATGAAGTTGCCTTTGCCAAGCTAGGCAGCTCTGCGATGTCTGACATTCTCACCATCTACCGGCACTGCACCACGCCAGGTGCGCGCAAGGCTCTCTTCCAGCTACTGGTGGCGTGCGCGGCCCGCCGGCAAGGGATGCACGGTGCACGCAGCGGCATGCGCGCGTCCAGCCAGCTGTCCGCCGAGGCCCGCGCCGGTGCCTTCAGCGATTTGATGTCGGTTGATTTTTTCTGGCATACTTATCCGCTACTGTACTACATGTCCGAGGCAGTGCAACGGGAGCTTCCGCGTCGCATCGCCGACGGCCTCGTTAAGTCTGACTTTGACGGCACCAAGAAGAGCTGGAACGTCGTGCTGCCGCTAGTGGAGAACATGCTAGGGTTGCTTGCCGAGGATGCCGAACTGGAGGGCTACATGCAGGCGCGCTTCAGGGCcatcgaggtgctgcggcgaaAGGATGAGGAGGCATTTTTGGCAGCCCTTCAGGTACTGCTGGATGAGGTAACGGAgaccgtgccgctgctgctggaaggGCACAGGGACACGAATGACACCAAGGTGTACACTGCCGCCTGGCGGCTCGCCTTTGTCAGCCTCCGCTGGAGTTCGCGGTACTTGCCAGGCGACGCTCACTGCGCCCTGACGGATAAGCTAGTGCGCAACCTAGTTTTCTACAAAGATGGCCGTGGGCGCATCGGAAACCGCGCACGTGTGGGTCACATGTgcgcctcccttctcttttcactgAATCTGCTATGTCGTACGTCCCCGCAGCGCGATGCTGTCACATTCCGCACCGTCCTGGAGGTGGTCCTCTTCGACCGCGGCGATACCATTGACATTCGGACTGCCATGGCGCTCTACCATCACCTTATCGAGTATCTGTGCGTCCCCACGAGGTCGTCCTTTCACCTGCACACCGCAAACGACGTCAGCGACGTGTCAACCATGGTCATTCGAGAGCGCGCGCTGTGCAtcagctctgctgctgtgcagttCGTTGGGCTTCGCATGCTGTGGGGCATGTACCGTAGCCTCGAGCAAAGCCAGGCTGCCGCGGTGTGCCGTGCGCGGCATGTGCTGGTTCTGCTGCTATGCCACCAGAGCTCCGATCGTCgtggggtggaggtgcgcaCGTGGAGGACGGTCCTCTCAGACCCATACCCGCCCGTCGCGCTGCTCGCAGCTGAGAAGATCATGCACATCTTCAAGGCCGAGGAGAAAccgagcaccgctgcggagATTAACGGTGACGCTTGTCGTGACGTATACCACGACGCGATGCGCATCctggagaagggggagcggAAGCGTATCTACTAG